A region from the Engraulis encrasicolus isolate BLACKSEA-1 chromosome 18, IST_EnEncr_1.0, whole genome shotgun sequence genome encodes:
- the filip1b gene encoding filamin-A-interacting protein 1 isoform X6 gives MLVDERQIHVEQIDQQNQRVQELNRKLHDRDVQLETLGSQSRDDQQRVLKLEEELETRANKVFQEHEEMTAKLASQESEGRQLRLKLATLSRRMEELEETNGTLQKSERELQELREKISRGECGNSSLMAELENLRKKVLEMEGKDEEITRMEAQCREVRKKLHVEESYSKELRHEVEKLQKRMVDLERLEVAFNKSKADCAQLHTNLEREKNLAKDLASELESVKSRVRELEGSESKLNKTELSLKEDLSKLKSFTVILVDERKNMSARIKQEEQKSDDLSKMFKTEQGKVMEVTEKLIEESKKLLKLKSEMEVRVSTLTKEKEDLQTKLASEEEKCKGLASEVNQMKTRMNWFEESEREKSRGMARIADEDNKVKELTVEIERLKNRLKQLEVVEGDLIKTEDQYELLEKKFRTEQDKANTLSQQLEEMRSQIARNKAIEKGEAVSQETELRMRCRMEEARTRDLQSDVQALKEKIHELMNKEDQLSQLQVDYAVLQRRLLEEEERKKSMSQEVHNLTKELEVTKCYSRVTRPSMNGKRMVDVPVTSTAVQTDIAASLEPAEDETPAVFIRKSVLEENHLMSNLRQRGLKKHTVLERYPPAAAELNMRKSWIPWMKRKEPVTVTQTPPERTLPRVNGQTMPSCAPPPELTMSQKPGQPLHIRVTPNHQNSTATLEITSPRAEDFFSSTTIIPTLGLQKPRITIVPKPTTVAPTRPKPGEAAAGGPERTKSPVTITTISRAKGPELGKSSDSDKPLSQPLSPVSIITVSTSPLAEGIAAASSSVQENREVTSGSGLAVFKVTPDKQPSASCSSSSSVRKCSSNTNIITTEDNKIHIHLGPQFKRPQDTSMSTSCSPMMTIRPLSMMMAETKDSHATGTVLRSPRHSTATATAAAASAAATATATATAAIATATSTPGKVTASKVTSSITITPVTSSPARPTQSVLLLKCFKMISDGVCSLDSSLSRSDGQQQQQQQQPARPSGTRIPMSKGMKTGVRTVMGVSAVTRLEARAEGQSMKIELRRSSVIGPLSTGGGKAS, from the exons ATGCTGGTGGACGAGCGGCAGATCCACGTGGAGCAGATTGACCAGCAGAACCAGAGGGTGCAGGAGCTGAACCGGAAGCTGCACGACCGCGACGTGCAACTGGAGACGCTCGGCAGCCAGTCGAGAGACGACCAGCAGAGGGTCCTGAAGCTCGAGGAGGAGCTGGAGACGAGGGCAAACAAGGTCTTCCAG GAGCATGAGGAGATGACGGCCAAGCTGGCCTCGCAGGAGTCAGAGGGCCGGCAGCTGCGCCTGAAGCTGGCCACCCTGTCGCGCCgcatggaggagctggaggagaccAACGGCACGCTGCAGAAGTCGGAGCGAGAGCTCCAGGAGCTGAGGGAGAAGATCAGCCGTGGGGAGTGCGGCAACTCCAGCCTCATGGCCGAGCTGGAGAACCTCCGCAAGAAGGTGCTGGAGATGGAGGGCAAGGACGAGGAGATCACCCGGATGGAGGCGCAGTGCCGGGAGGTGCGGAAGAAGCTCCACGTGGAGGAGAGCTACAGCAAGGAGCTAAGGCACGAGGTGGAGAAGCTGCAGAAGCGGATGGTGGACCTGGAGCGGCTGGAGGTGGCCTTCAACAAGAGCAAAGCCGACTGTGCACAGCTCCACACCAATCTCGAACGGGAGAAGAACCTCGCCAAAGACTTGGCCAGTGAGCTGGAGTCTGTGAAGAGTCGAGTAAGAGAGCTCGAGGGCTCAGAATCGAAGCTGAATAAGACAGAGCTGAGTTTAAAAGAAGATCTGTCAAAGCTGAAGTCGTTTACCGTGATACTCGTGGACGAGAGAAAAAACATGTCCGCGCGGATCAAGCAAGAGGAGCAAAAAAGTGACGATTTAAGTAAGATGTTCAAGACCGAACAAGGCAAAGTCATGGAAGTCACGGAGAAGCTGATTGAAGAGAGCAAAAAGCTGCTTAAATTAAAATCTGAGATGGAGGTGAGAGTGAGCACGCTGACGAAAGAGAAGGAGGACTTGCAAACAAAGCTCGCTAGTGAAGAGGAGAAGTGCAAGGGTCTTGCCTCCGAGGTTAATCAGATGAAAACAAGAATGAATTGGTTTGAAGAATCGGAAAGAGAAAAATCAAGAGGCATGGCCAGAATTGCTGACGAGGACAACAAAGTCAAAGAGCTGACTGTAGAAATTGAACGGTTAAAAAATCGACTCAAACAACTAGAAGTGGTGGAAGGGGACCTGATTAAGACCGAGGACCAGTACGAGCTGCTGGAGAAGAAGTTCAGGACGGAGCAGGACAAAGCCAACACTCTCTCTCAGCAGCTTGAGGAAATGAGAAGTCAGATCGCCCGAAACAAAGCCATCGAGAAAGGCGAGGCAGTCAGCCAGGAAACTGAACTGAGGATGAGATGCAGGATGGAGGAGGCCAGGACCCGCGATCTCCAATCGGACGTCCAGGCCCTAAAAGAGAAAATCCACGAGCTGATGAACAAAGAAGACCAGCTCTCTCAGCTGCAGGTGGACTACGCCGTCCTGCAGCGGaggctgctggaggaggaggagaggaagaagagcatGAGCCAGGAGGTGCACAACCTCACCAAGGAGCTGGAGGTCACCAAGTGTTACAGTCGCGTCACGCGGCCCAGCATGAACGGCAAACGCATGGTGGACGTGCCCGTGACCTCCACGGCCGTGCAGACGGACATCGCAGCCAGCCTGGAGCCGGCCGAGGACGAGACTCCCGCGGTCTTCATCCGCAAGTCTGTGCTGGAGGAGAACCACCTCATGAGCAACCTGCGCCAGAGGGGTCTGAAGAAGCACACGGTGCTCGAGCGCTACCCTCCCGCGGCCGCAGAGCTGAACATGAGGAAGTCCTGGATCCCCTGGATGAAGAGGAAAGAGCCCGTCACAGTTACCCAGACCCCACCGGAGAGGACGTTGCCCAGGGTGAACGGACAGACCATGCCCTCCTGCGCGCCGCCTCCTGAGCTCACCATGTCCCAGAAGCCCGGGCAGCCGCTGCACATCCGCGTGACGCCCAACCACCAGAACAGCACGGCCACGCTGGAGATCACCAGCCCCAGGGCGGAGGACTTCTTCTCCAGCACCACCATCATCCCGACCCTGGGCCTGCAGAAGCCACGCATCACCATCGTCCCCAAGCCCACCACGGTCGCGCCAACTAGGCCAAAGCCTGGCGAGGCGGCAGCCGGCGGGCCAGAACGCACCAAGTCCCCGGTCACTATCACCACCATCTCCAGGGCCAAGGGCCCAGAGTTGGGCAAGAGTTCGGATTCGGACAAGCCCCTGTCTCAGCCCCTGTCTCCTGTGTCAATTATCACGGTCAGCACTTCACCCCTGGCAGAAGGGATAGCAGCAGCGTCGTCGTCGGTGCAAGAGAATCGAGAGGTGACCTCGGGCAGTGGGCTGGCAGTATTCAAGGTCACCCCGGACAAGCAGCCCTCCGCCTCCTGTTCTTCATCATCGTCAGTGAGGAAGTGCAGTTCCAACACAAACATCATCACCACGGAGGACAACAAAATCCACATTCACCTCGGTCCACAGTTCAAGAGGCCCCAAGACACGAGCATGAGCACGAGCTGCAGTCCCATGATGACCATTCGGCCCCTGAGTATGATGATGGCGGAGACCAAAGACTCGCACGCGACGGGCACGGTTCTGAGGTCACCACGACACAGCACGGCTACTGCTACCGCTGCGGCCGCCTCCGCTGCAGCCACGGCcacagccaccgccaccgccgccattGCTACAGCAACTAGCACACCGGGGAAGGTCACCGCTAGCAAAGTGACGAGCAGCATCACCATCACTCCTGTCACCTCCTCCCCTGCCCGACCCACACAGTCAGTG TTGCTTCTGAAatgtttcaaaatgatatcaGATGGTGTGTGCTCCCTAGATAGCTCTCTCTCCAG GTCGgatggacagcagcagcagcagcagcagcagccagctcgGCCCTCAGGCACACGAATCCCTATGTCAAAAGGTATGAAAACAGGCGTGAGGACAGTCATGGGCGTGTCCGCAGTCACAAGGCTGGAGGCGCGCGCTGAGGGCCAGTCTATGAAAATTGAACTGAGGAGGTCTTCGGTCATCGGCCCATTGTCCACAGGAGGCGGGAAGGCCTCGTGA